The following are encoded together in the bacterium genome:
- the gltB gene encoding glutamate synthase large subunit — MSYLRDPRIHHDACGVGFVANVKGERSHQIVERGLLVLRNLTHRGACGCDPLTGDGAGILIQLPDAFLRREAKSARIHNLPGPGRYGVGMVFLPEEVNQRNECERILEKVIREEGQTPLGWRKVPVNVEAPGPQARSVMPKVRQIFVGAGRDADTQEQFERKLYVIRKRVEHLVRTSTMPEADRFYVPSLSSRTIVYKGLLLPEQMPAFYHDLEDPLCVSALALVHQRFSTNTFPSWDRAHPYRYVAHNGEINTLRGNVNWMNARQAMFASDEFDDVTKLFPICDPATSDSGNFDNALELLVHTGRSLPHAVMMMIPEAWQNHEGMSATKKAFYQYHSSLMEPWDGPASIAFTDGTVIGAILDRNGLRPSRYVVTKDGFVVMASEVGVLPIAPDNVEHKDRLQPGRMFLVDTAQGRIVGDEELKESIATRKPYRTWLDMHLRLVGDLPAPADVPPAYMPDTLLTRQQAFGYTIEDLRILMTPMALNGQEAVGSMGTDTPLAVLSDKPQLLFAYFKQLFAQVTNPPIDPIREELFMSLETTVGPEQNLFEETPEHCGQLRLTSPILTNEELAQVKALDGVPLRATTLPILFHAGLGGEGLEAALDELCERASDAIAQGYTILVLSDRGVTDRKVAIPSLLATAAVHHHLIREGTRMRCGIVVESGEPREVQHFCLLLGYGAGAVNPYLAYETLRDMEMEGVIRGVDQDEALYNYRKAIDKGVLKVMTKMGISTLQSYRGAQIFEAIGLGREVVDRYFTRTASRIEGIGLDVIAEEAQQRHDHAFKVSPALDGELDAGGQYQWRRRGEHHMYNPSSIAKLQHSVRAGNYRMFKEYSTIVNDESRRLCTIRGLLTFKPGNPIPLDDVEPASAIVKRFKTGAMSLGSISREAHENLAIAMNRLGGKSNTGEGGEDPVRYLPDANGDSRRSAIKQVASGRFGVTSYYLVNADELQIKMAQGAKPGEGGQLPGHKVDEYIARIRYSTPGVGLISPPPHHDIYSIEDLAQLIHDLKNSNDRARISVKLVAEVGVGTVAAGVSKAKADVVLISGYEGGTGASPLTSIKHAGIPWELGLAETQQILVANDLRGRIRVETDGQLKTGRDVAVAALLGAEEFGFASSALVASGCIMMRVCHLNTCPVGIATQDPRLRKKFEGKPEHVVNFMTFIAEELREIMAELGFRSIDEMVGRVDMLDVRDVSAHWKARGVDLSAILHQPDVPASVAIRCVGEQDHGLATALDNTLIAKAAPALARREPVVIESPIRNVNRTACTMLSAEVSRRFGEAGLPPETIKLEFKGSAGQSFCGWLAPGIAVELEGDANDYFGKGLSGGRVVVYPPKEATFVPEDNIIVGNVSLYGATGGEVFLRGQAGERFCVRNSGATAVVEGVGDHGCEYMTKGLVVVLGATGRNFAAGMSGGVAYVLDADQLFRSRCNAGMVSLDPLSDADAATVHELIRRHYEYTRSGVAWRLLSGWEDARAQFVKVLPTEYAKILQQQHLDAEAARLASI; from the coding sequence ATGAGCTACCTTCGCGATCCCCGCATCCACCACGACGCGTGCGGCGTCGGCTTCGTCGCCAACGTGAAGGGCGAGCGCTCGCATCAGATCGTCGAGCGCGGCCTCCTGGTGCTGCGCAACCTCACGCACCGCGGCGCCTGCGGCTGCGATCCGCTCACCGGCGACGGCGCCGGCATCCTGATCCAGCTTCCCGACGCCTTCCTGCGCCGCGAGGCGAAGAGCGCGCGCATCCACAACCTGCCCGGACCCGGACGCTACGGCGTCGGCATGGTGTTCCTCCCCGAGGAGGTCAACCAGCGCAACGAGTGCGAGCGCATCCTCGAGAAGGTCATCCGCGAGGAGGGGCAGACGCCGCTCGGCTGGCGCAAGGTGCCGGTGAACGTCGAGGCCCCCGGCCCGCAGGCGCGCAGCGTGATGCCGAAGGTGCGCCAGATCTTCGTCGGCGCCGGCCGCGACGCCGACACCCAGGAGCAGTTCGAGCGCAAGCTCTACGTGATCCGCAAGCGCGTCGAGCACCTGGTGCGCACCTCGACCATGCCCGAGGCCGATCGCTTCTACGTGCCGAGCCTGTCGTCGCGCACCATCGTCTACAAGGGCCTGCTGCTGCCGGAGCAGATGCCGGCCTTCTACCACGACCTGGAAGACCCGCTGTGCGTTTCGGCGCTGGCGCTCGTCCACCAGCGCTTCTCGACCAACACGTTCCCGTCGTGGGACCGCGCGCACCCGTACCGCTACGTGGCGCACAACGGCGAGATCAACACGCTGCGCGGCAACGTGAACTGGATGAACGCGCGCCAGGCGATGTTCGCGTCGGACGAGTTCGACGACGTCACCAAGCTCTTCCCGATCTGCGACCCCGCCACCAGCGACTCGGGCAACTTCGACAACGCGCTCGAGCTGCTCGTGCACACCGGCCGCTCGCTGCCCCACGCCGTCATGATGATGATCCCCGAGGCGTGGCAGAACCACGAGGGCATGAGCGCGACGAAGAAGGCGTTCTACCAGTACCACTCGTCGCTCATGGAGCCGTGGGACGGCCCGGCGTCGATCGCCTTCACCGACGGCACGGTCATCGGCGCGATCCTCGACCGCAACGGCCTGCGGCCCTCGCGTTACGTGGTCACGAAGGACGGCTTCGTCGTCATGGCGTCCGAGGTCGGCGTGCTGCCGATCGCGCCCGACAACGTCGAGCACAAGGACCGCCTGCAGCCCGGCCGCATGTTCCTCGTCGACACGGCGCAGGGGCGCATCGTCGGCGACGAGGAGCTGAAGGAGTCGATCGCGACGCGGAAGCCCTACCGCACGTGGCTCGACATGCATCTCCGCCTGGTGGGCGACCTGCCCGCGCCGGCCGACGTGCCGCCGGCCTACATGCCCGACACGCTGCTCACGCGGCAGCAGGCCTTCGGCTACACGATCGAGGACCTCCGCATCCTCATGACGCCCATGGCCCTCAACGGCCAGGAGGCGGTGGGCTCGATGGGCACGGACACGCCGCTCGCGGTGCTGTCCGACAAGCCGCAGCTGCTGTTCGCATACTTCAAGCAGCTCTTCGCCCAGGTGACGAACCCGCCGATCGATCCGATCCGCGAGGAGCTGTTCATGTCGCTCGAGACCACCGTCGGTCCCGAGCAGAACCTCTTCGAGGAGACGCCGGAGCACTGCGGCCAGCTGCGCCTCACGAGCCCCATCCTCACCAACGAGGAGCTGGCGCAGGTGAAGGCGCTCGACGGCGTGCCGCTGCGCGCGACCACGCTGCCGATCCTCTTCCACGCCGGCCTCGGCGGCGAAGGCCTCGAGGCGGCGCTCGACGAGCTGTGCGAGCGCGCCTCCGACGCCATCGCCCAGGGCTACACGATCCTCGTGCTCTCCGACCGCGGCGTCACCGACCGCAAGGTGGCGATCCCGAGCCTGCTGGCGACGGCCGCCGTGCACCATCACCTGATCCGCGAGGGCACCCGCATGCGCTGCGGCATCGTCGTCGAGTCGGGCGAGCCGCGCGAGGTGCAGCACTTCTGCCTGCTGCTCGGCTACGGCGCGGGCGCGGTGAACCCGTATCTCGCCTACGAGACGCTGCGTGACATGGAGATGGAGGGCGTCATCCGCGGCGTCGACCAGGACGAGGCGCTCTACAACTACCGCAAGGCGATCGACAAGGGCGTCCTCAAGGTCATGACCAAGATGGGCATCTCGACGCTGCAGAGCTATCGCGGCGCCCAGATCTTCGAGGCCATCGGCCTCGGCCGCGAGGTCGTCGACCGCTACTTCACGCGCACGGCGTCGCGCATCGAGGGCATCGGGCTCGACGTCATCGCCGAGGAGGCGCAGCAGCGCCACGACCACGCGTTCAAGGTCTCGCCGGCGCTCGACGGCGAGCTCGACGCCGGCGGCCAGTACCAGTGGCGCCGCCGCGGCGAGCACCACATGTACAACCCGAGCTCGATCGCCAAGCTCCAGCACTCCGTGCGCGCGGGCAACTACCGCATGTTCAAGGAGTACTCGACGATCGTGAACGACGAGAGCCGGCGGCTGTGCACCATCCGCGGCCTGCTCACGTTCAAGCCGGGCAACCCGATCCCACTCGACGACGTCGAGCCGGCGTCGGCGATCGTGAAGCGCTTCAAGACCGGCGCGATGTCGCTCGGCTCGATCAGCCGCGAGGCGCACGAGAACCTCGCCATCGCGATGAACCGCCTCGGCGGCAAGTCGAACACCGGCGAGGGCGGGGAAGACCCCGTCCGCTACCTGCCCGATGCGAACGGCGACTCACGCCGCAGCGCGATCAAGCAGGTGGCATCGGGCCGCTTCGGCGTCACCAGCTACTACCTCGTCAACGCCGACGAGCTGCAGATCAAGATGGCGCAGGGCGCGAAGCCCGGCGAGGGCGGGCAGCTCCCCGGCCACAAGGTCGACGAGTACATCGCCAGGATCCGCTACTCGACGCCGGGCGTCGGCCTGATCTCGCCGCCGCCGCACCACGACATCTACTCCATCGAGGACCTGGCGCAGCTCATCCACGACCTCAAGAACTCCAACGACCGCGCGCGCATCAGCGTGAAGCTGGTGGCCGAGGTCGGCGTCGGGACGGTCGCGGCGGGCGTGTCGAAGGCGAAGGCCGACGTCGTGCTCATCAGCGGCTACGAGGGCGGCACGGGCGCGTCGCCGCTGACGTCGATCAAGCACGCGGGCATCCCGTGGGAGCTGGGGCTCGCCGAGACGCAGCAGATCCTGGTCGCCAACGACCTGCGCGGCCGCATCCGCGTCGAGACCGACGGGCAGCTGAAGACGGGCCGCGACGTCGCGGTGGCGGCGCTGCTCGGCGCCGAGGAGTTCGGCTTCGCGTCGTCGGCGCTGGTGGCGTCGGGCTGCATCATGATGCGCGTCTGCCACCTGAACACCTGCCCGGTGGGCATCGCCACCCAGGACCCCCGCCTGCGCAAGAAGTTCGAGGGCAAGCCCGAGCACGTCGTGAACTTCATGACCTTCATCGCCGAGGAGCTGCGCGAGATCATGGCCGAGCTCGGCTTCCGCAGCATCGACGAGATGGTCGGCCGCGTCGACATGCTCGACGTGCGCGACGTCTCGGCGCACTGGAAGGCGCGCGGCGTCGACCTGTCGGCCATCCTGCACCAGCCGGACGTGCCGGCGTCGGTCGCGATCCGCTGCGTCGGCGAGCAGGACCACGGGCTCGCCACCGCGCTCGACAACACGCTCATCGCCAAGGCGGCGCCGGCGCTGGCGCGGCGCGAGCCGGTGGTGATCGAGTCGCCGATCCGCAACGTCAACCGCACCGCCTGCACGATGCTCTCGGCGGAGGTGTCGCGGCGCTTCGGCGAGGCGGGCCTGCCGCCCGAGACCATCAAGCTCGAGTTCAAGGGCTCGGCCGGCCAGAGCTTCTGCGGCTGGCTCGCGCCGGGCATCGCCGTCGAGCTCGAGGGCGACGCCAACGACTACTTCGGCAAGGGCCTCTCGGGCGGCCGCGTCGTCGTCTACCCGCCGAAGGAGGCGACGTTCGTCCCCGAGGACAACATCATCGTCGGCAACGTCTCCCTGTACGGCGCGACCGGCGGCGAGGTCTTCCTGCGCGGCCAGGCCGGCGAGCGCTTCTGCGTGCGCAACTCCGGCGCGACGGCCGTCGTCGAGGGCGTGGGCGACCACGGCTGCGAGTACATGACGAAGGGCCTGGTCGTGGTGCTGGGCGCCACGGGTCGCAACTTCGCGGCCGGCATGTCCGGCGGCGTCGCCTACGTGCTCGACGCCGACCAGCTGTTCCGCTCGCGCTGCAACGCCGGGATGGTGAGTCTCGATCCGCTGAGCGACGCCGACGCCGCCACGGTGCACGAGCTCATCCGCCGGCACTACGAGTACACGCGCTCGGGCGTGGCGTGGCGGTTGCTGTCGGGGTGGGAGGACGCGCGAGCGCAGTTCGTGAAGGTGCTGCCGACGGAGTATGCGAAGATCCTCCAGCAGCAGCACCTCGACGCCGAGGCCGCGCGCCTCGCCTCCATCTGA
- a CDS encoding Lrp/AsnC family transcriptional regulator codes for MKFGSHADAELDDIDLRILAALQEDCRTPLTRLGERVGLSAPSVLERIKKLEAARVVTGYHAALDARRLGLDVTAFIGVLASSADLIARFEECITAMDEVLECHHVTGEFTLLLKVKTADTSSLERLISRIRALDGVSRTDTSVVLSTLAERAQILLPAATEAATPPMPKRQKRNGERNQLLRGA; via the coding sequence ATGAAATTCGGAAGCCACGCAGACGCCGAGTTGGATGACATCGACCTGCGCATCCTCGCCGCGCTCCAGGAGGACTGCCGCACGCCGCTGACGCGGCTCGGCGAGCGCGTCGGCTTGAGCGCGCCGTCGGTGCTCGAGCGCATCAAGAAGCTCGAAGCCGCGCGCGTGGTGACCGGCTACCACGCCGCCCTCGACGCACGGCGTCTCGGGCTCGACGTCACGGCGTTCATCGGCGTGCTGGCGAGCAGCGCCGACCTCATCGCGCGCTTCGAGGAGTGCATCACGGCGATGGACGAGGTGCTCGAGTGCCACCACGTCACCGGGGAGTTCACGCTGCTCCTCAAGGTGAAGACGGCGGACACCTCGAGCCTCGAGCGCCTCATCAGCCGCATCCGCGCGCTCGACGGCGTGTCGCGTACCGATACCAGCGTCGTGCTGTCCACGCTGGCCGAGCGCGCCCAGATCCTGCTGCCCGCGGCGACCGAGGCCGCGACGCCGCCGATGCCCAAGCGACAGAAGCGCAACGGAGAGCGCAATCAACTTCTCCGCGGAGCCTGA
- a CDS encoding methyltransferase domain-containing protein codes for MSFKVYLWDALSPIEWSQAAWRIEGEDGTSTCRQEMLHDVMMAHLPREGVIVDAGCGTARWPIYLRRLGYRCVGLEISHDAIGLARGVDTALPILQSDTRSAPVRTGSASGVISLGVVEHEEAGPDAGLRELRRMLKPGGILVCAVPFNNLFRRLVVNHLLRLVTWRRRRLGMKLGFAEYRFSRPELRAFLDRAGFDVVGEYPNDLRPPKIMGLWVDADNLVVSPFRATGPEQLFVMPGVRGRLAHAALRHFPWLVCGEVVFVARAR; via the coding sequence ATGAGCTTCAAGGTCTACCTCTGGGACGCGCTGAGCCCGATCGAGTGGAGCCAGGCCGCATGGCGGATCGAGGGCGAGGACGGCACCAGCACCTGCCGGCAGGAGATGCTGCACGACGTCATGATGGCCCACCTGCCGAGGGAGGGCGTCATCGTCGACGCCGGCTGCGGCACGGCGCGCTGGCCGATCTACCTGCGTAGGCTCGGCTACCGCTGCGTCGGGCTCGAGATCAGCCACGACGCGATCGGCCTCGCACGCGGCGTCGACACCGCGCTGCCGATCCTCCAGTCCGACACCCGCAGCGCCCCGGTGCGTACCGGCAGCGCGTCGGGCGTGATCTCGCTCGGCGTCGTCGAGCACGAGGAGGCCGGGCCGGACGCCGGGCTGCGCGAGCTGCGGCGCATGCTGAAGCCGGGCGGCATCCTCGTCTGCGCGGTGCCGTTCAACAATCTCTTCCGGCGGCTGGTGGTGAACCACCTGCTGCGTCTCGTCACCTGGCGGCGGCGACGGCTCGGCATGAAGCTGGGCTTCGCCGAGTACCGTTTCTCCCGCCCCGAGCTGCGTGCCTTCCTCGATCGCGCCGGCTTCGACGTCGTCGGCGAATATCCGAACGACCTCCGCCCGCCGAAGATCATGGGGCTGTGGGTCGACGCCGACAACCTCGTCGTGAGCCCCTTCCGCGCGACCGGACCCGAGCAGCTGTTCGTCATGCCGGGCGTGCGCGGCCGGCTGGCGCACGCGGCGCTGCGGCACTTCCCGTGGCTCGTCTGCGGCGAAGTGGTGTTCGTCGCGCGCGCACGTTGA
- a CDS encoding B12-binding domain-containing radical SAM protein, producing the protein MARIALVKLFTGLNLAVSQLSGELQRAGHDSRIIYFKDFLVVPLEEAPRYEVSDYPGVLVGARARESVWNCYRPVSEQEYQLLFAELRKFDPQMIGLSLTSLPIKPAAEVTQRLKAEFPNVPIIWGGSGPTLEPDRCIAFCDLVCVGEGEQALLDLAQRLDAGAPLTDVPGVWAKAPDGTVVKNPGRPLIELEDLAIPDFDPVRTMRINDDRISYDVYPPNLGTQYIIMTTRGCPFSCSFCIESVYQDKFGKKNHLRRRSVDVVMKELVEAKKKFPFIRSVMFYDDVFTTHPRWLKEFCARYKREVGLPFWCYTYPTTTKKDEIEMLHDAGCVSMTMGIQSGSEEILTNDFNRPVARTKAVEAAQILLDVGVECYFDLITRVQFESERHARETFEFLCDLPVGMKTVGFGHMTAFPTYGYTKKVEAENARVSMSDREYAYWHRLYLLTRTPMPRPLVRLVGKVPLFRRFPRLIDPMLPKELPSFFLGGDDGQESEIMNLPHAQAVIPGGELDRGLPGASSSLQ; encoded by the coding sequence ATGGCTCGGATCGCGTTGGTGAAGCTCTTCACCGGGCTCAACCTGGCAGTGTCACAGCTGTCGGGAGAGCTGCAGCGCGCCGGCCACGACAGTCGCATCATCTACTTCAAGGACTTCCTCGTCGTGCCGCTCGAGGAGGCCCCTCGCTACGAGGTCAGCGACTACCCCGGCGTGCTCGTCGGTGCGCGCGCGCGCGAGTCGGTGTGGAACTGCTACCGGCCGGTGTCGGAGCAGGAGTACCAGCTGCTCTTCGCCGAGCTGCGCAAGTTCGATCCGCAGATGATCGGCCTCAGCCTCACCTCGCTGCCGATAAAGCCGGCGGCCGAGGTGACGCAGCGCCTCAAGGCGGAGTTCCCGAACGTGCCGATCATCTGGGGCGGCTCCGGGCCGACGCTCGAGCCCGACCGCTGCATCGCGTTCTGCGATCTCGTCTGCGTCGGCGAGGGCGAGCAGGCCCTCCTCGACCTGGCGCAGCGCCTCGACGCCGGCGCGCCGCTGACCGACGTTCCCGGCGTGTGGGCGAAGGCGCCCGACGGCACGGTCGTCAAGAACCCCGGCCGGCCGCTGATCGAGCTCGAGGACCTCGCCATCCCCGACTTCGATCCGGTGCGGACGATGCGCATCAACGACGACCGCATCTCCTACGACGTCTACCCGCCGAACCTCGGCACCCAGTACATCATCATGACCACGCGCGGGTGCCCGTTCTCGTGCTCGTTCTGCATCGAGAGCGTCTACCAGGACAAGTTCGGCAAGAAGAACCATCTCCGCCGTCGCTCGGTCGACGTCGTCATGAAGGAGCTGGTCGAGGCGAAGAAGAAGTTCCCCTTCATCCGCTCGGTGATGTTCTACGACGACGTCTTCACGACGCACCCGCGCTGGCTGAAGGAGTTCTGCGCCCGCTACAAGCGCGAGGTCGGCCTGCCCTTCTGGTGCTACACATATCCCACCACCACCAAGAAGGACGAGATCGAGATGCTGCACGACGCCGGCTGCGTCTCGATGACGATGGGCATCCAGTCGGGCAGCGAGGAGATCCTGACCAACGACTTCAACCGCCCGGTCGCGCGCACGAAGGCCGTCGAGGCTGCGCAGATCCTGCTCGACGTCGGCGTCGAGTGCTACTTCGATCTCATCACGCGCGTGCAGTTCGAGAGCGAGCGCCACGCCCGCGAGACGTTCGAGTTCCTCTGCGACCTACCGGTCGGCATGAAGACCGTCGGCTTCGGGCACATGACCGCCTTCCCGACCTACGGCTACACCAAGAAGGTCGAGGCCGAGAACGCGCGCGTCTCGATGAGCGACCGCGAGTACGCCTACTGGCATCGCCTGTACCTCCTCACCCGCACGCCGATGCCGCGGCCGCTCGTGCGCCTGGTCGGCAAGGTGCCGCTCTTCCGCCGCTTCCCGCGCCTCATCGACCCGATGCTGCCGAAGGAGCTGCCGAGCTTCTTCCTCGGCGGCGACGACGGCCAGGAGTCCGAGATCATGAACCTGCCGCACGCGCAGGCGGTGATCCCGGGCGGCGAGCTCGACCGCGGGCTGCCCGGCGCGTCTTCGAGCCTCCAGTAG
- the cysC gene encoding adenylyl-sulfate kinase: protein MAEQKATNIVWHQGAVTRDDRQKLNGHQGATIWLTGLSGSGKSTIAVDLEKRLAERGVRTYILDGDNIRHGLNKNLGFSPEDRTENIRRIGEVAKLFTDAGVVALTAFISPYRADRDQVRAIMGDGDFVEVHVDCPVEVCEQRDVKGLYKKARAGEIKEFTGISAPYEAPEKAELKINTAGQSVEDSAKQILAYLESKGVVPKA from the coding sequence ATGGCGGAGCAGAAGGCCACCAACATCGTCTGGCATCAGGGCGCGGTGACGCGCGACGACCGGCAGAAGCTGAACGGCCACCAGGGAGCCACGATCTGGCTCACCGGGCTGTCCGGCTCCGGCAAGTCGACCATCGCGGTCGACCTCGAGAAGCGGCTCGCCGAGCGCGGCGTGCGCACCTACATCCTCGACGGCGACAACATCCGACACGGGCTCAACAAGAACCTCGGCTTCTCGCCCGAGGACCGCACCGAGAACATCCGTCGCATCGGCGAGGTCGCGAAGCTCTTCACCGACGCGGGCGTCGTGGCGTTGACGGCGTTCATCTCGCCCTACCGCGCCGACCGCGACCAGGTCCGCGCGATCATGGGCGACGGCGACTTCGTCGAGGTGCACGTCGACTGCCCGGTCGAGGTCTGCGAGCAGCGCGACGTGAAGGGTCTCTACAAGAAGGCCCGCGCCGGCGAGATCAAGGAGTTCACCGGCATCTCGGCGCCCTACGAGGCCCCCGAGAAGGCCGAGCTCAAGATCAACACCGCCGGCCAGTCGGTCGAGGACAGCGCGAAGCAGATCCTCGCCTACCTCGAGTCGAAGGGCGTCGTCCCCAAGGCCTGA